A window of Actinomadura viridis genomic DNA:
CTTCACATCGCCGTCAACAACGCCGGGATCAATCGCAACTCCGCGGCCGAGGACACCTCGCTGGCCGAGTGGGACGAGGTCTTCGCCCTCAACCTGCGCTCCGTGTTCACCTGCTGCCAGGCCGAGGCGCGCGCCATGTTCGCCCAGGGCTACGGCAAGATCATCAATACCGCGTCGATGGCCGCGCTGATCGTGCCCCACCCGCAGAAGCAGGCGGCCTACAACGCCTCCAAGGCCGGTGTCGTCCAGCTCACGCGGACCCTCGCCGCGGAATGGGCCGAGCGCGGGATCCGGGTCAACTCCCTGTCACCGGGGATCATCAGGACGGCTTTGATCGAGGAGAACCCGGCGCTGCAGCCGCTGGTCCGGCGCTGGCTGACCGACATCCCGCTCGGCCGGCTCGGCGAGGTCACCGACCTGCAGGGCGGCGCGGTCTACCTCGCCAGCGCGGCGTCGGACTACATGACCGGCCACAACCTCGTGATCGAGGGCGGCCAGACCCTCTGGTGATCACTCAGCGGGCCCCGGTGCCACCCTGCCGGTCGTCGTCGGCGGGCAGGCTGGCCCGGAGCCGCCTGGTGGCGCGCTCCATGTGCGCGAGCATCGCCGACCGCGCCGCATCGGGATCCCTGGCCTCGACGGCGGCCAGGATCGGCTCGTGCATCGCCAGCGAGGTCTCGGTCTCCCCCGCGGTACGGATGACCCTCGACGCCCACGCCTGCAGCAGCGACTGGATGTTGGTCAGCACACTGGCGAGCACGCCGTTGCCGCTCGCCTCGGCCAGCCACAGGTGGAAGGCGATGTCGGCCTCCACGTAACTCTCGAAGTCCTCGCCCGCGTCGCCCATCTTCGCGATGAGCCTTCGCAGCTCCGCGAGCTGCGCCTCGGTGCGGCGCTCCGCTGCCCACCCGGCCAGCTGCACCTCCAGAGCGGACCGGGCTTCCAGCAGGTCCTCCAGGCGCTTCTCCCCCAGGAGCAGCCCCCACTCGATCACCTGAGGCAGCAGATCCGAGCTGGAACGGCTCAGGTAGGTGCCGTCTCCCACGCGCTGCTCCAGCAGGCCCAGCAGGCTCAGCGACTTGATCGCCTCTCGAACGGTCGACCGGCCGGCCGACAATGCCGTCGCAAGCTGCCGCTCCGATGGGATTCGCTGCCCGGGCTTGACATCCCCTGACAGCAGATAGTCCAGCAGCCGGCGGGTGAGTTCCACCCCGGGCGCCTCGCGCCGTGGTGAGGCGAACTGCGGCAGCCCCGTCGACATCACATACTCCCCTCAATGGTGAACCGGTCAGCCAATAGTAGGCCATCAACGGCGCCACCGGCCGGGCGGTCTCCCCCGCAACGCAAACCTACGCACTCAAGCGGCGGGGGCAGGCGGTCACGGGACGAGGTAGTCGCTGTCGCGGGCGTCGGTGATGGCCATGTGGCCGGGGGCGTGACCGATCGCGAACGCGGGGCGGGACGCGGTCACGGCGGCCTGGGGCGTGACCCCGCAGGCCCAGAAGACCGGGACCTCGCCCGGCCGCACCTCGACCGGGTCGCCGAAGTCGGGCGCGTCCAGGTCGGCGATGCCCAGCTCGGCCGGATCCCCCACGTGCACCGGGCCGCCGTGCACGGCCGGGTAGCGTGCCGTGATCCGGACGGCGTCGGCGACCAGGCCGGCCGGGATCGGGCGCATCGAGACCACCAGCGGGCCGGCGAGGCCGCCGGCCGGGCGGCAGGCGCGGCCGGTCCGGTACATCGGCACGTTCCCGCCCTGCTCGATGTGCCGGACCGGCACCCCCGCCTCGATCAGCGCGCCCTCGAAGGTGAAACTGCAGCCGATGAGGAAGGCCACCAGGTCGTCCCGCCAGTACGCGGTCGCGTCGGTCACCTCGGCCACCGGGACGCCGTCCTCGTACACGACGTAGCCCGGCAGGTCCGTGCGCAGGTCCCCGGAGAACAGCGCGGCGGTGGTCTCGCCCGGCTCGGTCACGTCGATGACCGGGCACGGCTTGGGGTTGCGGTGGGCGAACAGCAGGAAGTCGTAGGCGTGGTCGCGCGGGACGGCGATCAGGTTGGCCTGGGTGCGGCCGGCGCACCAGCCCGCGGTGGGCACGCGCAGCCCGGCCCGGAACAGCGCCCTGGCCTGCTCCGGGGTCAGCGAGCCCGGGTCGTTCACTTCCATAGGTCGGCGATTCCCGTGAGGGAGTTCCAGCCCAGGTAGAGGGTCAGCAGCCAGGCCGCGACGCCGAGCACCAGCAGCCACACCGGGTAGCGGTAGCCGCCGAGCAGGTCGGAGCGGCGCCCGGCCACCCACATCAGGAGGCCGAGGCCGAACGGAAGGATCAGCCCGTTCAGCGCGCCCGCCAGGATGAGCAGGGTCACCGGCGTGGTGCCGAGCGCCAGGTAGATGACGGTGGACAGCGCGATGAAGGCGACCACCAGCCGGTTGCGGTTGCGTTCGATCCAGGGGGAGAACGAGACCAGGAAGGACACCGACGTGTAGGACGCGCCGATCACCGAAGTGATCGCGGCGGACCACATGATCAGACCGAAGACCCTCAGCCCGGCCTCGCCCGCGGCGTGCTGGAAGGCCGACGGCGCGGGGTTGTCGGCGGCCAGCCGGGCCCCGCCCGCCACCACGCCCAGGACGGCGAGGAACAGCAGCGTCCGCATGAGGCCGGTGACCAGGATCCCGGTGATCGAGCTGCGGGTGATGCCCCGGACGTTCTCCGGGCCGGTGAGCCCGGACTCGATCATGCGGTGCGCGCCGGCGTAGGTGATGTAGCCGCCGACCGTCCCGCCGATCAGCGTGGTGATCGTCAGGAACCGGACCTCCTCGGGCGCCACGGTCTGCACCAGCACCTCGCCGAGGGGCGGGGAGGAGATGATCGCCACGTACAGGGTCATCGCGATCATGACGCAGCCGAGCACGACCACGATGCGGTCCATCGCGACGCCGGCCCGCCGGATCAGGAAGACCGCCACCGCGACCAGCGCGGAGACGGTACCGCCGATCTTGACGTCCAGGCCCAGCAGCGCGTTGAGGCCGAGCGCGGTCCCGGCCACGTTCCCGATGTTGAAGATGATGCCGCCGAAGACGTCCAGCCCGGCCAGCGCGTAGCCGGCCCCGGGCAGGACGCTGTTGCCGAGGTCCTGCGCGCGGCGGCCGGAGACCCCCACCACCCGCCAGACGTTCAGCTGGATCGCGATGTCCACCAGCACCGACACCAGGATCGCGAAGGCGAGCGCGGCGCCGAGCTCGGCGGTGAAGACGGTGGTCTGGGTGATGAATCCCGGGCCGATGGCGCTGGTGGCCATCAGGAACATGGCGCCCAGGAGCGCGCCGCGGCGCGGGGCCGCCGGCGGCGCTCCGGCCTGGCCGAGCGTGGTGCGATCGGTCATCGTCGTCCTCTTGTGGAGGGTACGTCTTTCCAGCAGGGTAAGGATTGTTCAACAATTCATCAATCCTTCGATTCACGAATCGAGCGATAGGCTGGCGTGACCGCCGCATAACGCCCATCCGGAGGAGGCCGATGCCCGAGCAGGACGCCTGGCTGGGCAGGATCGAGGCCGCCCGGGACGAACTCGGCCGGTCGAGCACCGCCGCCCGCGTCGCCGGGCTGCTGCGCGAGCAGATCACCGACGGCCTGCTGGCGCCCGGTGAGCGGCTGCCGGAGGCCGAGCTGTGCCGCGCCGCCCGGGTCTCCCGCAACACGCTGCGCGAGGCGTTCCGGTTGCTGGTGCAGGAACGGCTGCTGGAGCACCGGTTCAACAGCGGCGTGTTCGTGCGCCGCCTCACGGCCGCCGACCTGGCCGACCTCTACCGGGTGCGCCGGATCCTGGAGGGCGCGGGCGCGCGGGAGGCCGCCGGGGCGCGGCCGGAGGCGCTCGCCCGGCTCGACGCCGCGGTCACCGAGGGTGAACGGGCCGCCGAGGCCGGGGCCTGGCCGCAGGTGGGGACCGCCGACATCCGGTTCCACCAGGCGATCGGGGCCCTGTGCGGCAGCCCCCGGGTGGACGAGATGATGCGGACCCTGCTGGCCGAGCTGCGCCTGGTGTTCCACGAGATGGGCTCGCCGCGCGAGTTCCACGAGCCCTACCTGGCCCGCAACCGGCTGCTGGCCGGCCTGCTGGCGCGGGGCGAGTGCGAGGCCGCCGAACGGGAGCTGCTGTCCTATCTCGACGACGCCGAGGCCCAGCTCACCGCCGCCTATCGCCGCGAGGAGGAGCACCGCCCGACGGGACGGTGAGGAGCCGCCCGCAAGGGTGTCGTTACACTCCCGATGTGCGCTTGATCGTAACGGTCGTCCTTTTCGCCCTCGCCGCCCTCCCCGCAGTGGCCGGGACGGCGCACGCGGCGCCCGCGCCCGGCCGCGCCGACCTGCTGGCCAGACGGCTGGCCGCCGACCCGGTCCAGGTCACCGACCACGAGCCCCGGGCGCTGCCCGGCGACGCCGCCGCCCAGATCCGCGCCCTGGTCGGCCGCCTGGGCGTCCCCGTCTACGTCGTCGTCGGCCCCACGCTGCTGCCCCGGTCGAAGTCCGCCAGCCCCAGCGAGCTGATCCCGCTGCTGCACGACCGGCTGCGCAAGAACGGCGTCTACATCGTCACCGACGCCGACGGCGGCGGGTCGGCGCGGCAGTACGGCGGCTCCCTGCCCGTGGACCGGGCCTGGTCGACCGCCCGCCTGGAGATGCCCTATGACGCCGGGGTGATCGCGCACGTCCGGCGGTTCGTGGAGATCATGACCGCGCCCGACGTCGCCCGCCGGATCGACGAGCGCCGGCGGGAGCCCGAACGGCCCCGCCGCGACCGGGGCGCCGAACGCGACCGCAAGGAGATGCTGGCGATGGCCGCGGGCACCGCCGCCGGCGCGACGGCGCTGCTCGTGCCGCTCGCCGTCCGGCGGCGGAGGAAGGTGCGGCGATGAGGGCCCTCAGCCTGGTGATCGCGGCGCTGGCGCTCGTCCTGGCGCCGGGCCCGGTCGCGCACGCGGACGACCCGCCGCACGCGGAGGCGCGGTGGAAGAGAGTGGCGGCGGCCCTGGCCCGGGACCCGCTGTTCGTGGACATGGACCTGGCGGACACGATCGACACCGCCGGACGCGCGCGGATCAAGGCGGCGATGACCCGGACCTCCGAGAACATCGGCGTCCCGGTCTTCGTGGTGGTCGTCCCCAACGACAGGAACTCGGAGTCCTACGGGCGTGACCGGGTGTTCCTCGCCGGTCTCCGGGCGCGGCTGGACCGCGACGGCCTCTACGTGATGGTCGACGGCGACGGTTCCATCGAGGCGGTGCCGTTCGGGGTGCCGCGGCGGCTCAGCAGTTACGGCCTGGTCCCGTCGGCCGTGCGCGACAGCGGCGACTACCGCGAGCCGTTCGCCCGTATCACCGACCGTCTGACGCTGCTGCTGGACCTGGTCCGCGCTTCCCCGCAGGCCGCGCCGACCACGCCCGCCATCTCCGAGTCCGTGCCGCCCTTCGGCGAGGAGACTTCGCGGAAGCCGCTCGAAGCGGCCTTCTGGGGGCCGTTCACCTTCGGGCTGCTCCTGGCGGGACCGGCCCTCGCCGGGATCCTGTACGGGACGTTCGCCCTGGTGAGCCGTGCCCGGCGCCGCCCGTGGCGGGAACTCCGCCAGAGCCGGCCCTCCGTACGGGGACTGGTCTCCCTGGCGGACGAGGAGCTCAAGGAACTCGCCCGGGTGCTGGATCCCGACCGTCCCGCCACCATGCGCGCGTACGACGCCGCCCGCCTGCTGAGGGACGAGGTGGGCCCGCGCCCCGCCCGGCGCGACGCGGACGCGGCCCTCGACCTCGTCGGGGTGGTCGTGCTGGCCCGGCAGGGGCGCGCGGCGCTGACCGAGGACAGGCCCGCCCCGCCGTGCTACGCCAATCCGCTGCACGGCCCGGCGGGCAGGAAGCGGCGGAGGTTCCCCGGCAAGGGGTCCCTGCGGGTCTGCGACGGCTGCGTCGCCGTCCCGCTGAAGGCGCGGACCCTCCGCGTCCCGGACGGGCGGGCGCACTACGACGTGCCCGGCCGCTGGCAGCGCGGCGGTTTCGGGTCCCGCCGCCCCGACATCCCTTCGGACGTGCTGGAGTCGCTCGGTGTCGACTGACAGGCCGCTCGCCCCGTCCCCCGGCCAGCGGATCGCGTCCGCGCTGCGCAGGTCGCCGATCTACGTCGATCCGTCCCTGGCCGAGGCGGTACCGCCCGCCAGGCGGTCGGAGCTGCTCGCCCGGATACGGCGGTCCCCCGTCCCGATCTTCGTGATCGTCGTCCCGCTGGTGAAGGGCGGCACCTGGGACGACCCCGACCATCTGGCCACCGTCGTGCACGACCGGCTGCGCGAGGACGGCGTCTATCTCACCCCCGACGACTTCGCGGGCCAGCTGGCCGCCCGGCAGTGGGGCGGCACCCGCGACGCGCAGGAGAACAGCAGGGACGCCGCCCGCGTCCCGTTCTTCCAGAAGGACATGAAGGAGGCGACCCTGGCCGACCGGCTGATCCGGGCGGTCGACCTGATCGCCGCCGGACGCGGCACGGCCGAGTACGAGAAGGCCACCGCCCACCTGCGACGCCGTCGTACCACGCCCGGCTCTGCCACCACCGATGACGACGGTCTCCCGGTCCTCCCCCTCACCGCTGCGGGGGCCGGGGTCGCGGCCGTGGCCGGGCTCGTGGTCTGGCGGTGGCGCCGCGGCGCCCGCGTCCGGCGCGAGGAGCACCCCCTCCTGCTCCCCCGCGCGGTCCTGGCCGCCGCCGAACGGGCGAACGCCGACGAACTCCGCGAGCAGGCCGCACACGAGGTCGTGACGTTCGGCGAGCTGCTGGACCGGACCGATCTCGACGCCGCGCGCCCCGGCGTGCACGACGCCCTGACCCGGGCCCTGGACGCTTACCAGGCCGCCGGCAAGGTGCTGGACGCGGCACGCGGCGTGCCCGACCTGGCCGGGGTGCTCGTCCTCGTGGACCGGGGGCGGGACGCCCTGGCCTCCGCGCGCTCGCTCGCCGACGGCGGCCGGGAGGTCCCGCCCAGCCCGCTGTGCTTCTTCAACCCGCTGCACGGCGACGCCGTGACCACGATCGGCTGGCGGCCCCTCGGCCAGCGCGACCGCCTGCGCGTCCAGACCTGCGGCGCCTGCGCGAGCGCCGTCAAGGCCCACCGCACGCCCGAGGTCCTCACCGACCGCGTGGACGGCCGGCTCGTCCCGTACTACGAGGTCGAGGGCGGTTTCTGGGCGGAGACCGGCTACGGGCAGCTACGCGACGATCTCGTCCACCGCGTACTGCGCGGCGACCTCAAGGCCCGCCGCCGATGACCGCTGATCACCACGATGTGGTAGGACAAAGACCATGATCGATGAGACCGGGCTGCGGCATTTGGAACGTTGTGTCGAACTGGCCGCGCAGGCTCTGGAGGCCGGGGAGGAGCCGTTCGGCTCGGTGCTCGTGGCCGGGGACGGCAGCGTCCTGGCCGAGGACCACAACCACGTCGTCTCCACCGGCGACGAGACCGCCCACCCGGAGTTCGAGCTGGCTCGGTGGGCCGCCGCGAACATGACCGCTGAGGAACGCGCGTCCGCCACCGTCTACACCTCGGGCGAGCACTGCCCGATGTGCGCCGCCGCCCACGCCTGGGTCGGGCTGGGCCGGATCGTGTACGCGACCTCCTCGGCCCAGCTGTCGGCCTGGCGGACCGAACTGGGCGTCCAGCCGTCGCCCGTACAGACCCTGCCGGTCCAGGAGGTGGCGCCCGGCGTCATCGTGGAGGGCCCCGTTCCCGAGTTCGCCGATCGAATGCGCGAGTTGCACCGCCGCTCCCACGCCGCCTGACCCGCCATCCGCTGCCCAAGAGTGAAGGACGTATGCCGGTTGCCCGCTCCGCCCTCCTGCGGGGCGGCGCGGTGCTCGGCATCGCCGCTCTCGGGTTGGCGCTGTCCTCGTCCGCCTATCTCTGGCGAGGGACCCCGGCCGCAGCCGTAGCCGCTGTCATCGGAACGATCGGCGCCACGATCGCACTGGGACGCCTGTACGTGACACGGCGCCCGACGCGCTTCAAGAACCTGTCCCTGACCTGCGGTGTCCTAGCGTTGTTCGTCCTGTACGCGGTCGGTGTCGTGGCCGCGCGGGACTTCGCCCTGACACTGGTCGGGGTCGACACCACCGCAGTCGTGGACCGGACCTGGACGACACCGGGACGCGGAACCGACATCCATCACTGCACCCTGCGCCTCCCCGAAGGCACCGCGATCCGGCGCGAACTGGCGACCAACTGCGAGGGCCACGAGCGCGGCGACACCCTGCGGGTCGTCATCGACCCCCACGAACGGTTTCCCCCGGTCGAAGGCCCCAGGTCGGACCTGCCCACGACCGGTGAAAGCCAGGTCGTGGCGGTCGCCGGTCTCGTACTGCTCATCTCGATCGCGATCGGCAGCGTCGCCCCACGCACCGCGTCCACCGCTCCACGCCGCCCCCGCCCCGGCCCCGGCCCCGGCAGGCGAACGCGATCGTCTCGATGAACGCGGGGCGTCCGCCCGGTGGTCAAATCTCGCGCACTCCCTCATTCCCGGTCGGGCAGGGTGATGTGCCAGGCGCCGGACGGTGTGATCCAGATGAGGAGTCCGGGCCAGATCTGGGTGAGTTTCCAGCCCCGGGTCTGTTTGGTCGAGACTCTGCCGGGAGAGCGGCTGCACGCGATCACCGTGTGCGCGGCGGGCCTGATCGTGTTCCTCCTGCTCATGGCACTGATCCGCGTCGTGTACAACGCCGGGCGCGGCACCGTCCGGGCGGACGGGAGCGGCTGACGCCTCGCACGGAACGGGGCGGCGCCCGGCCTGGGTCTCAGGCCGGGCGCCGCGCCGCCTCGCAGTTCTCCTCGCAGTTCTCCTCGTGGAGTCTCGCGGGATCTCGTGGGGACTCGCGGGATCTTGCGGGTCTCGCGGGATCTCGCGGTAACCCGCAAAACCTCTGGGATCAGCCCGGTGGGATCAGCCCGGGACGCGGTGGTTGGCGACCGGGGTCAGGGTGAGCGCGCCGAGGGTCGTCTCGTCCTCGGCGATGACGGCCAGCGCGAGGGTGTTGTCCCCGCGCGTCCGCAGGACACCGGCGGGCAGGGTGAAGTCGCGCTGCACCCCGCCGCTGACGTACTCGCCGACGTTCCAGCCGTTGAGGTAGATCAGCACCCGGTGCCGGCCGGTGCCCTGGCCGAACCGGAGGGTCAGCGGGACGTCCTGGTCACGGGGAAGGTCGAGCCGGAACCGCGTGCGCGACCACGAGACCCCCGGGGCCAGGGCGGGCAGGCCCGGCCGCCAGTCCCCACCGGGCGACGATGGCAGGTGCCAGCCCGTGCGTTCACCGTGCAGACCGCCGGTGTTGAACGGGCCCCGTACGGGATCGGCCGCGCCGCCCTGGATCTTCCAGGTGATGGGGACCGTCGTGCCGGAACCGGTGGTGGTGACGGAGGCTCCGACCAGGCCGCGCGGCTGCTTGTGCCGGACGTCGTCGGCGGTCCAGTCGTCGTTGTGCCCCATGTTCTCCACCAGGACCGACAGGACGGCGGACCGACCCTCGGCCAGGAGGCCGGATGGGATCGGGAAGCGGCCGGGGCCCGGATCGGGGTTGACCGGGCTGTCGGCGTCCTTCTGTTCCCCGCCCGCGGCCGAGCCGAGGTAGCGGCCGTTCAGCCAGACTTGGTAGATGCCTCCCTTGCCGGTGATGGCGTTGAGGTCGACCGACGCTTCGGAGCCCGTGGCGGTGAAGCGGCCCCGGTACCAGACGTGGCCATGGTGGTAGCCGTAGTCGTCGGCGTAGAGGACGGGCAGGGTCTTGGGTTTGATCGGGCTGACGGTGGTGGTCTTGCGGGCCACCGTCCAGCGCGAGTCGTCATAGCCGGGTCGGGCCTCGGGCGCCTCGGCCCTGGTTCGCCAACCGGTGAGTGACGGGACGCGGACCGCTTCGGGGCCGGGGGCCCGGCCCAGGAGCGACCCGCTCGGCGTCGGGCGGACGGGGACGGCCCGCCCGTTGACGGTGAGGCGCGACGCCGGGACGAACGCCTCGATGTCGCCGGCCTTGGACAGGTCGGCCCGTACGGTCAGGTCGCCTCCCTTGAGAACGGCGGAACGGACCAGGTCGGTGCCGCGCAGGAGAACGTCGCCGGACCGCCAGAACTTCGCGGCCTCCTTCTCGGTGCCCAGCAGCAGGAGGAGCGGACGGCGACCGCCCCCGGTGACGAGGACGCGCGCCAGGCCCTCGTGGGTGTAGCCCAGGGTGAGGGCGCCGTTCTCATAGGACGAGCGCACGGTGCCGTCGAGCACCTTCACCGTGGGCTGTGACGCGTACCGGAGAACGGTCGTCCCGGGAACGCCCTCGGTGCCATAGAGGACCGCGACGTCCCGGTCCCCGTCCCCGGCGGTCGTGTGGGTGAGCAGTTCAGAGGTGGACAGGGTGAGGCGCTGGCCGCCCATGTCGTACCCGGCCACGAGGACCTTCGCGTCCCGTCCCTTGACCTGGACGGGGACCGGGTACGTCCCGTCCGGGGTCTTCCAGGTGAGGGTGGAGGACCTGTCCGCGTCGGTCCTGCGGTCGGCGTGCCGGACGAGGACGAACTGCGTACCGGTGTCGGGGTTGGCGCGGGCCTCGGTGTGCACGGCCGGATCGCTGGACGCGGGCGCGGCGGCCACATCGGTCTTGGCCAGCGGCGCGGTCGTGGTGACGAAGAGCCCCTGCCTCTTGAACTCGTCGTACTTGCCGGTGAGCTGCCGGTTCTCGGTGATCGGCGCGCCGTAGTCGTAGGAGGTGTAGACGTCGTTGGGCTGGGCCAGCCGCCCCCAGTTGGTCCCGCCGAAGGCCATGTAGTACCCGAACATCGTCGCCCCTGAGGTGATGAGGTTCGACTTGTAGTAGACCTTCATGAAGGCAGGGCCGGTCAGCTCGCGGCACTTCTCGTAGCCCGCCTTGTTCAGGTCGATGGCACCGGCCTGGTACTCGGCGCCGTAGGCGGGGGCGTTCTGGCTCAGGCGCTCGGTGACGCCCTCGCCCCACGTACCCCAGGTGTCGGGCTCGCGGCATTCGAACGACTGCGGGTAGTCGTCCACGCCCGGTATCTGCACGGCGCCCTGACCTGTGGCCCAGGTGGGCGTCCAGGACGCGTCGCAGCACTGGTTGTGGGTGATGGGCACGTCGATGCCCGCGTCACGGGCCTGCCGCTGGATGTCCTCCATGTACGCGGCGTCGGTGTTGGCCGCGTACTCGTTCTCGGCGTTGTAGGCGATGACCGACCCGCCGCGGGTGAGCTGGTGCCGGGCGATGATGGGGTTGATGCGTCCCAGCCACTCCCGGTAGGCGCGGGTGTAGCCGGGATCGCTGGAACGGGCCCGTCCCGGCACGTTCTTCAGCCAGGCGGGGAATCCTCCTCCGGTGGTCTCGGCGTTGATGTACGGCCCGGGGCGCGCCACCACGTACAGGCCCAGTTCCTCGGTGAGGCGCAGCAGGCGGTCCACGTCCCGGACCCCGGTGAAGTCGTACACGCCCGGCCTGGGCGAGTGGTAGCCCCAGTGGAAGTAGAGCGACACGCCGTTGAAGCCCGCGGCGCGGATCTTCTCCAGGACGTCGCGCCACAGCTCCGGGCTGGGCAGCCGGAAGTAGTGGAACTCCCCCGACCACAGCAGGACGCGCCTCCCGTCCACGGTGAGCGAGTAGCGGTCGTAGGTGATCCGGGACGAGGGGGACGTCCCCGAGGTGGAGGAAGTCGGGAAGGTGGTGGAAGTCGGGGAGCCGGAGGCTGTCGGGGAGCCGGTGGCTGGTGGGGAGCCGGACGGTGTCGTGGAGGCGGCGGATATCACGGAAGCCGAGGACGTCGCGGGCGGCGCGGACACCATCGTGACCGCGAGCAGGAACGCGACAAGGATCCTTCTCATGTCGGCGCTCTCCCGCTACCTGGTGAAGGAGAAGCCGCTCACGCGGACGTCGCCGCCGAACA
This region includes:
- a CDS encoding FadR/GntR family transcriptional regulator; this encodes MSTGLPQFASPRREAPGVELTRRLLDYLLSGDVKPGQRIPSERQLATALSAGRSTVREAIKSLSLLGLLEQRVGDGTYLSRSSSDLLPQVIEWGLLLGEKRLEDLLEARSALEVQLAGWAAERRTEAQLAELRRLIAKMGDAGEDFESYVEADIAFHLWLAEASGNGVLASVLTNIQSLLQAWASRVIRTAGETETSLAMHEPILAAVEARDPDAARSAMLAHMERATRRLRASLPADDDRQGGTGAR
- a CDS encoding GntR family transcriptional regulator, whose translation is MPEQDAWLGRIEAARDELGRSSTAARVAGLLREQITDGLLAPGERLPEAELCRAARVSRNTLREAFRLLVQERLLEHRFNSGVFVRRLTAADLADLYRVRRILEGAGAREAAGARPEALARLDAAVTEGERAAEAGAWPQVGTADIRFHQAIGALCGSPRVDEMMRTLLAELRLVFHEMGSPREFHEPYLARNRLLAGLLARGECEAAERELLSYLDDAEAQLTAAYRREEEHRPTGR
- a CDS encoding beta-galactosidase, coding for MRRILVAFLLAVTMVSAPPATSSASVISAASTTPSGSPPATGSPTASGSPTSTTFPTSSTSGTSPSSRITYDRYSLTVDGRRVLLWSGEFHYFRLPSPELWRDVLEKIRAAGFNGVSLYFHWGYHSPRPGVYDFTGVRDVDRLLRLTEELGLYVVARPGPYINAETTGGGFPAWLKNVPGRARSSDPGYTRAYREWLGRINPIIARHQLTRGGSVIAYNAENEYAANTDAAYMEDIQRQARDAGIDVPITHNQCCDASWTPTWATGQGAVQIPGVDDYPQSFECREPDTWGTWGEGVTERLSQNAPAYGAEYQAGAIDLNKAGYEKCRELTGPAFMKVYYKSNLITSGATMFGYYMAFGGTNWGRLAQPNDVYTSYDYGAPITENRQLTGKYDEFKRQGLFVTTTAPLAKTDVAAAPASSDPAVHTEARANPDTGTQFVLVRHADRRTDADRSSTLTWKTPDGTYPVPVQVKGRDAKVLVAGYDMGGQRLTLSTSELLTHTTAGDGDRDVAVLYGTEGVPGTTVLRYASQPTVKVLDGTVRSSYENGALTLGYTHEGLARVLVTGGGRRPLLLLLGTEKEAAKFWRSGDVLLRGTDLVRSAVLKGGDLTVRADLSKAGDIEAFVPASRLTVNGRAVPVRPTPSGSLLGRAPGPEAVRVPSLTGWRTRAEAPEARPGYDDSRWTVARKTTTVSPIKPKTLPVLYADDYGYHHGHVWYRGRFTATGSEASVDLNAITGKGGIYQVWLNGRYLGSAAGGEQKDADSPVNPDPGPGRFPIPSGLLAEGRSAVLSVLVENMGHNDDWTADDVRHKQPRGLVGASVTTTGSGTTVPITWKIQGGAADPVRGPFNTGGLHGERTGWHLPSSPGGDWRPGLPALAPGVSWSRTRFRLDLPRDQDVPLTLRFGQGTGRHRVLIYLNGWNVGEYVSGGVQRDFTLPAGVLRTRGDNTLALAVIAEDETTLGALTLTPVANHRVPG
- a CDS encoding SDR family NAD(P)-dependent oxidoreductase; translation: MKQSSNVPVPLGPEQSVMERFRLNGRVALVTGAGQGIGRAFAHALAEAGAGVAVVDLDTAKAEAVAGELTARGATALAVTADVTDPAQVSGMVRRTVTGLGGLHIAVNNAGINRNSAAEDTSLAEWDEVFALNLRSVFTCCQAEARAMFAQGYGKIINTASMAALIVPHPQKQAAYNASKAGVVQLTRTLAAEWAERGIRVNSLSPGIIRTALIEENPALQPLVRRWLTDIPLGRLGEVTDLQGGAVYLASAASDYMTGHNLVIEGGQTLW
- a CDS encoding NRAMP family divalent metal transporter; translated protein: MTDRTTLGQAGAPPAAPRRGALLGAMFLMATSAIGPGFITQTTVFTAELGAALAFAILVSVLVDIAIQLNVWRVVGVSGRRAQDLGNSVLPGAGYALAGLDVFGGIIFNIGNVAGTALGLNALLGLDVKIGGTVSALVAVAVFLIRRAGVAMDRIVVVLGCVMIAMTLYVAIISSPPLGEVLVQTVAPEEVRFLTITTLIGGTVGGYITYAGAHRMIESGLTGPENVRGITRSSITGILVTGLMRTLLFLAVLGVVAGGARLAADNPAPSAFQHAAGEAGLRVFGLIMWSAAITSVIGASYTSVSFLVSFSPWIERNRNRLVVAFIALSTVIYLALGTTPVTLLILAGALNGLILPFGLGLLMWVAGRRSDLLGGYRYPVWLLVLGVAAWLLTLYLGWNSLTGIADLWK
- a CDS encoding putative hydro-lyase produces the protein MEVNDPGSLTPEQARALFRAGLRVPTAGWCAGRTQANLIAVPRDHAYDFLLFAHRNPKPCPVIDVTEPGETTAALFSGDLRTDLPGYVVYEDGVPVAEVTDATAYWRDDLVAFLIGCSFTFEGALIEAGVPVRHIEQGGNVPMYRTGRACRPAGGLAGPLVVSMRPIPAGLVADAVRITARYPAVHGGPVHVGDPAELGIADLDAPDFGDPVEVRPGEVPVFWACGVTPQAAVTASRPAFAIGHAPGHMAITDARDSDYLVP
- a CDS encoding nucleoside deaminase, whose amino-acid sequence is MIDETGLRHLERCVELAAQALEAGEEPFGSVLVAGDGSVLAEDHNHVVSTGDETAHPEFELARWAAANMTAEERASATVYTSGEHCPMCAAAHAWVGLGRIVYATSSAQLSAWRTELGVQPSPVQTLPVQEVAPGVIVEGPVPEFADRMRELHRRSHAA